Sequence from the Piscinibacter sp. HJYY11 genome:
TCACCGACCGCCCTGCCCGGGGCACCGCCCTGGACTAGCCCGATCGGTCTGGTCGCGAAGTGGTGCCTTCGTGGTGCCGTCACGGCACCAGCCTATCGTCACGACATCACCACCGCGGTAGGAAGAGGGTGCCGCGGTGGTGCCGATCAGCCAACAAGACGAGGAGGTCAACGCCGTGGATGTGGACTTGTTCATCAAGAAGATGCCGCACGTGGTCAAGGAACTCATCACCCGTGAGGCTTTCGACAACCGACGTTCGGTGAACCAGGAGGCGATCGCCTTGCTGGAAGAGGCGCTGCTGCAGCGCGTGGGCGCCGCCGGCTTCCGCCGCAAGCGCATGGAGGCGCTGCTTGAGGACTACGTCGATTCCGGCACCACGCCGCTGCCCGCCACCACTGGCGTCGCAGCGAAACACGAGCCTGCGGCCTGACGGCGGGGTTCTGCAACCGAGAAGTCAAGGAAAGTCATGAGCTACAAACGTGTTCAGAAGGCGGCTGCGGCCGTGCTCACCGTGCTCGCGCTGGCAGCACCGGCGAGCAGCCAGGCGGCCATCGTGCTGGGGTCCGGCATGACGCCGGCTGGCGTGCCCAACGTGAGCGATGAGCTCGCGAGCGCCACGGTGGCGCTGTCGATCGAAGCCGCCCGCGTCGATCTTGAAGGCGCGCGCTCTGTCTTCGCGCTGGCCGATGGGCCGCACCGGCGGGTGTACGAGGTGTTGCGTGGCGCGTCCGACGTGGCGCTGTGGAACCTCGTGGCCACCGTGCAGGCGCAGCAGAAGGCGAAGACCTTCGACCTCGTGAACACCAGTGCGAAGACGGTGTGGGAGATCGAGAAGAACCAGGTGTCGCCGGTGCCCTTGCCGGGGGTGGTGTGGCTCTTCGTGATGGCGGTCATCGGCCTGGTGGGCACGCGCATGCGCGGTGCGCCTGGCGCCCGGGCCGACACGGTGCCGATGCCGGCGTGAGACGCACGAGAAGACGCGCCGGAGGCAACGCTGGCTTCACCTACCTCGGCGTCCTCTTCCTCGTGAGCCTGCTCGCGCTGACGGCGGGCATGGCCAGTGCCGTGTGGGCGACAGCGCAGCAGCGCGAGCACGAGCGGCAGCTGGCCTTCGCCGGCCGCCAGTATCAGCTCGCCATCGAGCGCTACCGTCAGCAGGCCCATGGCGCCGAGGCACCGTATCCGCGCGAGGTGGCCCACCTCCTGCGCGACCCGCGTGTGCCAGGTGTGCGCCGCTTCCTGCGGCAGCCGTATGTCGATCCGATGACAGACAAACCCGAGTGGGGCCTGGTCCGTCTGGCCGATGGCGGCATTGTCGGCGTGCACAGCCTGTCGTCACGCACCGCGATCGGCGGGCCGCCCGATTCGCCCGGGATCACTGGCGGCAGGACCTACCGCGAGTGGCGCTTCATCGCCCCGAGCGCAGTGCCGCTGCTGGGGCCGGCGCCTGCTGCCAGCGGCGTGACGCCACGAGGCGAGCACAGCTGAGTTCGTCCTCGTCGATTTGTCATCTTGCGCCGGAAGAATGCGCGTCGCCCGGCAGTGCGCACGGGCCGGGGAGGGCTTGCCCCGTGTGTCCGGCTTTCATCAGAAGAACAGTTCATGCCTTCAGTGCTCGCGCTGCTCGCCCGAGGTGGGTTGCAGCTGGCCATCGCGTCCGCGATCGGTTCACCTGTGTTCGCGCAGACCACCCCGCAGGCCGAAGTGGAGGTGGCGCGTTTCGACATCCTTGAATACCGTGTGCTCGGCAACACCGTGCTGCCGCGCGAGAAGATCGAGCGCGCGGTGGCGCCATTCCTGGGCGAGAAGCGCACCGTCAACGACGTGGAAGCCGCGCGCGCCGCACTGGAGCAGACCTACCAGCAGGCCGGCTTCGGCTCGGTGCTCGTCGACACGCCCGAGCAGCGCGTGGCTGGGGGCGTGGTGACGCTGCAGGTGATCGAGGCGCGTGTGTCGCGACTGCGGGTGGTGGGCGCAAAGTACTACTCGCAAGGCCGCATCCTCGAGCAGGTGCCGTCGGTGGCAGAAGGCCAGGTGGTCAACTACAACCGGCTGACCGAAGAACTCGGCAGCCTCAACCGTGTGGCCGGCCGCCGCGTGTCGCCGCTGCTGCGGCCCGGCAAGGTGCCCGGCACCAGCGAGGTCGACCTGCAAGTCGAGGACCAGTCGGCCTTCCACGGCGGTGTTGAACTCAACAACAAGCACGCACCCAACACCACGCCGATGCGGCTCGTCGGCACACTGCGCTACGACAACCTCTGGCAGCGCGAGCACAGCGCGAGCCTGATGGTGCAGACGTCGCCGCAAGACACCGACGAAGTACGCATCGTTTCGGGGTCCTACAAGGTGCCTGAGGGGGAAGGGGCGTGGCTCATGTCGTTGACCGTGTCGCGCAGCAGCACCCGCGTCGCGCTCACGGGTTCGCAGGCCACCGGATCGGGCGAGACCTGGGGCCTGCGTCGCATGTACTTCGGCGGGACCGACAAGCGCCAGACCGCCTTCACGCTCGGCGCTGACTACAAGGACATGAACGGCAAGACCGACGACACCGTCGATTGCTCTGACATCCAGAACTGCACCCCGGTGCGCTACCTCCCGCTGAGCACCGGCTACTCGGTCACAGAGGTGGGCAAGCGCGCTGTCACGCAAGGCGGTGTCACCCTGGTGCTTGGCTTGCGCGGGCTCATCGACAACAACTCGCAGTTTGCCAACAAGCGCTACCAAGCCCAGAGCAATTTCGCGTCCCTGAAGTTCGACTTCAGCCGCACGCAGAAACTGCGGCGCGGCTTCGAGTTGTCGGCTCGCATGGAGGGCCAGGTGGCAAACCAGCCCTTGATCAGCGACGAGCAGTTCACCGCGGGCGGTGTGGACAGCGTGCGCGGCTACCTCCAGGGCGGTTCGGTCGGTGACCAGGGCTTGCGTCTTTCATTCGAGCTGCGCTCGCCCGACCTGTCGCCACTGCAGAAGGACCCTTGGCTGCGGGACCTGCGCGTGCACGGCTTCCTCGACGGTGCGGGTGTTTGGACAAAAGCGGTGTTGCCTGAGCAGGACCGTCGCGAGGGGCTCATCGGCATGGGTGCAGGCCTACGGCTGCGCATCGGCCA
This genomic interval carries:
- a CDS encoding Arc family DNA-binding protein gives rise to the protein MVPISQQDEEVNAVDVDLFIKKMPHVVKELITREAFDNRRSVNQEAIALLEEALLQRVGAAGFRRKRMEALLEDYVDSGTTPLPATTGVAAKHEPAA
- a CDS encoding type II secretion system protein, with translation MRRTRRRAGGNAGFTYLGVLFLVSLLALTAGMASAVWATAQQREHERQLAFAGRQYQLAIERYRQQAHGAEAPYPREVAHLLRDPRVPGVRRFLRQPYVDPMTDKPEWGLVRLADGGIVGVHSLSSRTAIGGPPDSPGITGGRTYREWRFIAPSAVPLLGPAPAASGVTPRGEHS
- a CDS encoding ShlB/FhaC/HecB family hemolysin secretion/activation protein, which produces MPSVLALLARGGLQLAIASAIGSPVFAQTTPQAEVEVARFDILEYRVLGNTVLPREKIERAVAPFLGEKRTVNDVEAARAALEQTYQQAGFGSVLVDTPEQRVAGGVVTLQVIEARVSRLRVVGAKYYSQGRILEQVPSVAEGQVVNYNRLTEELGSLNRVAGRRVSPLLRPGKVPGTSEVDLQVEDQSAFHGGVELNNKHAPNTTPMRLVGTLRYDNLWQREHSASLMVQTSPQDTDEVRIVSGSYKVPEGEGAWLMSLTVSRSSTRVALTGSQATGSGETWGLRRMYFGGTDKRQTAFTLGADYKDMNGKTDDTVDCSDIQNCTPVRYLPLSTGYSVTEVGKRAVTQGGVTLVLGLRGLIDNNSQFANKRYQAQSNFASLKFDFSRTQKLRRGFELSARMEGQVANQPLISDEQFTAGGVDSVRGYLQGGSVGDQGLRLSFELRSPDLSPLQKDPWLRDLRVHGFLDGAGVWTKAVLPEQDRREGLIGMGAGLRLRIGQHGSLSLDVARAMRAAGSTEQGEVRGHVSGSLEF